GGTTTTAGAAGGTGAGAGATTATTAGATTTTTATAAATATACAGGTGAAAAATACGAGCCTATACGTGAACAAGTGCATGAATATTTAAGACAACTTGCAATAAAATATGATACCTATGGTGAAAATGTGGAAAGAAAATTTGGAAGCTACAGGTATTGGTCAAATTACGGTTAAAGGAGGAATCTACGGATGGCAAATGGATGTAGACGAATCTACAAATGAATTGATGAAAGTATTAAGTGCATATGAATCAAAGGATTTGGTACCTGTTTTTCTAAATGAAGGACTACAAAGAGGACTAAACGATATAGGAAAGACTTATATTGAGATAGACATAAACAGACAACACCTATGGTATTACAAAGATGGAGAATTGATGACGAATACTCCAATAGTTACCGGCGATCCAACGAGAGGAGTCGCAACTCCTAAAGGCGTTTGGAAAGTATGGTCAAGAGAAAAAGATAGATCTTTGGTAGGTATAGTTCCTGAAGGCTCAGCAGATTATTCTTCTTATGTTGATTTCTGGATGCCTGTTAACTGGAGCGGTGTTGGAATACACAATTCCAGATGGAGAACCGAGTTTGGAGGAGGGATTTATAATGGTAGCGGTAGTTATGGATGCATAAACTTACCTTATGATCCTTCTAAGATAATCTTTGACAATGTAGAAATAAATACTCCGGTAGTAATATATTAATAAAACCGTAGTATTGAAACAAAAGTTTTGGGCTGCAGATAAAATAATAAAGAATAAAGATAATGAAAAAGTCGGGAGATTATCCCGACTTTTTAGTATTAGTTGTCCAGTAAATCTGTCAGTTCTGTCAATCTGTCTTCTTTGAGCTTATGAGCCATTGTTCTGGCAATATTTCTGAGTCCAATGATATCTTCGTCACATGCAGCGCATTTTGCTTCAACTACTTCAGGAATCATATCATATTTTCCTTTTTCTCCAAATTCCTTAAGTGCTTTTACAGCTCCACCGCTCCAGCTATAGGATCCGAACACGCCAAGTACATGATTTTCAATTTTGTTCATATCTAGGATATTAACAAGTTTGGTCATAAGTGGGAACATGTAGTTATTGTAAGTACAAGATCCTAAGATTAAACCTTTGTATCTCCAGATTTCACTGAGTATATATGATTCATGTGTTTTTGAAACATCAAAAACTTTTATATTACTTATACCTTGAACAGCAAGTTCTCTGGCGATAACTTCAGCCATTCTTTGAGTATTTCCGTACATGGATCCATATACTATAATTACTCCTTCTTCAACTTCGTATCTAGACCATTTGTCATAAAGCTCTATTATTTTTTCAGGATGAGATCTCCAAATAGGACCATGTACCGGACAAACCATAGATATTTCCAAACCGGCTAATTTCTTTAAAGCAGATTGTACTTGCTTGCTGAACTTTCCTACGATATTAGAAAAGTATCTTCTGGTTTCAGAATGGTAGAAGTCCAAGTTGATTTCATCGTCAAAAATAGTTCCGTCAAGTGCACCAAAACCACCAAAAGCGTCTTGAGAGAAGAGAATCTTGCTCTTTGGTTCATAACTAACCATTGATTCAGGCCAATGTACCATTGGTGTAGTATAAAAAGTTAAAGACCTGTCGCCAAGATCCAGCGTCTCTCCGTCCTTTACTTCCAAGATGTTTTCAGTTATACCATAAAATTCTTCAAGATATTGAATCGTTCTCTTATTTCCAACAATTTGCACATCGGGGTAGAGTTCTCTAATTGTAGAGACTGCTCCGGAGTGATCGGGTTCCATGTGATGGATGACTAGGTAATCCAGATTTTTATCCCCGAGAGCTGCTCTAAGTTTTGCAGTAAAATCTGAGACCTTAGTTATTTTAACTGTATCGAGAAGTGCAGTTTTTTCGGCATTGATGAGGTATGAGTTATATGATACACCATTCTCAAGCGGCCATAGATTTTCAAAAAGATGTGTATCTCTGTCGTTAACACCAACATAGTGTAAAAAATCGTTAATTCTTACGGATATTAGTTCCATTGCTACCTCCTATATTTGTCTTATATTATAATTGTATAATAAATAGCATAAAAAGCAAGTGAGATATTAAATAAA
The sequence above is a segment of the Peptoniphilaceae bacterium AMB_02 genome. Coding sequences within it:
- a CDS encoding FprA family A-type flavoprotein, which encodes MELISVRINDFLHYVGVNDRDTHLFENLWPLENGVSYNSYLINAEKTALLDTVKITKVSDFTAKLRAALGDKNLDYLVIHHMEPDHSGAVSTIRELYPDVQIVGNKRTIQYLEEFYGITENILEVKDGETLDLGDRSLTFYTTPMVHWPESMVSYEPKSKILFSQDAFGGFGALDGTIFDDEINLDFYHSETRRYFSNIVGKFSKQVQSALKKLAGLEISMVCPVHGPIWRSHPEKIIELYDKWSRYEVEEGVIIVYGSMYGNTQRMAEVIARELAVQGISNIKVFDVSKTHESYILSEIWRYKGLILGSCTYNNYMFPLMTKLVNILDMNKIENHVLGVFGSYSWSGGAVKALKEFGEKGKYDMIPEVVEAKCAACDEDIIGLRNIARTMAHKLKEDRLTELTDLLDN
- a CDS encoding L,D-transpeptidase, with the translated sequence MWKENLEATGIGQITVKGGIYGWQMDVDESTNELMKVLSAYESKDLVPVFLNEGLQRGLNDIGKTYIEIDINRQHLWYYKDGELMTNTPIVTGDPTRGVATPKGVWKVWSREKDRSLVGIVPEGSADYSSYVDFWMPVNWSGVGIHNSRWRTEFGGGIYNGSGSYGCINLPYDPSKIIFDNVEINTPVVIY